The proteins below come from a single Tachypleus tridentatus isolate NWPU-2018 chromosome 13, ASM421037v1, whole genome shotgun sequence genomic window:
- the LOC143237085 gene encoding LOW QUALITY PROTEIN: hepatocyte nuclear factor 3-alpha-like (The sequence of the model RefSeq protein was modified relative to this genomic sequence to represent the inferred CDS: inserted 2 bases in 1 codon), whose amino-acid sequence MNSLQTMSSMTNTYSTTSINTGSSLTLNYTTEGFGPNIDSTSTNMTSTAIIDFMGPPVGMGISGGPSCMTQVPQTYPIGRMSSLCLEINDTTTQSCMNTVTGLNSMNVATVPSTEFFMCGRLGPSPSGTESVASSSNVPMGRGRPDKVYRRSYTHAKPPYSYILLITMAIQNCPSKMLTLSEIYQFIMDLFQYYQQNQQRWQNSVRHSLSFNDCFVKVARTQEKPGKGSFWTLHPDSGNMFENGXAKKRLKCQKKEVFRQAHKAIEQQQKQQSTESKIGVSPPHLKSADTSRKPPDNPSPYPPQHSGQIINSNQGQQHVVSSLPAKSQLLTVAINTDNYNCHERSLIDGSENHKLETTCCSPQINTNYSQYSGLDPHQFGLFTRGLTLSYHTSLWPRES is encoded by the exons ATGAATTCTTTGCAAACTATGAGTAGTATGACCAATACGTACAGCACGACCAGTATCAACACAGGTTCAAGTCTCACTCTGAATTATACCACAGAAGGATTTGGTCCCAACATTGATTCTACATCCACTAACATGACTTCTACTGCAATTATAGATTTCATGGGACCTCCAGTAGGAATGGGGATAAGTGGAGGGCCTTCATGTATGACTCAAGTTCCACAAACTTATCCTATTGGAAGAATGAGTTCTCTATGCTTAGAAATTAATGATACAACTACCCAGTCCTGTATGAATACAGTGACTGGACTTAATTCTATGAATGTAGCAACTGTTCCCAGCACGGAGTTTTTTATGTGTGGTCGCCTCGGCCCTTCACCCTCTGGTACCGAAAGTGTAGCTAGTTCATCCAATGTACCGATGGGGCGTGGACGCCCGGATAAAGTTTACCGACGTAGTTACACACACGCCAAGCCTCcttattcatacattttattgATCACGATGGCTATTCAGAACTGTCCAAGCAAGATGTTAACCCTCAGCGAGATCTATCAGTTCATCATGGATTTGTTTCAATATTATCAGCAGAACCAGCAGCGTTGGCAGAATTCCGTTCGTCACAGTCTGAGCTTTAATGATTGTTTTGTCAAAGTTGCACGAACACAAGAAAAGCCAGGTAAAGGAAGCTTTTGGACACTGCACCCAGACTCTGGAAACATGTTTGAAAATGG CGCCAAAAAAAGACTCAAATGTCAAAAGAAAGAAGTGTTTCGACAAGCACATAAAGCCATcgaacaacaacagaaacagcAAAGTACAGAATCGAAGATCGGTGTTTCTCCACCGCACCTGAAATCGGCGGACACTTCTAGAAAGCCTCCTGACAACCCTTCTCCTTATCCACCACAACATTCGGGACAGATTATCAATTCCAACCAGGGTCAGCAGCATGTTGTCTCCTCTCTGCCTGCCAAATCTCAGCTGCTGACAGTAGCTATTAACACAGACAACTATAACTGTCATGAACGCTCCTTGATAGATGGTAGTGAAAACCATAAACTGGAAACGACGTGTTGTAGTCCGCAGATCAACACGAATTACTCACAGTATAGTGGGCTAGATCCTCACCAGTTCGGACTATTTACTCGTGGTCTGACTTTATCCTACCATACTAGCCTCTGGCCACGTGAGAGTTGA